The following DNA comes from Vibrio gigantis.
CAGCAAGTATCGAAGCTTAAATTGCCAAACCGATTCGATTCTCGAACATGCGGATTTAGCACCTGTAGAGAAGGGGGTTGTGTATCCATTATACCGAATCAGTCTTTGTGAAGAGGAAAGCTCTTGGTTCAAGCCTTTCTTCAACGGTGGCACGAGCTCCACGGTTAAGATTGGCTCATCTTCAATAATGCCTGGGAGATAACGAAATGAACATGCAGCACGATCGTCATATCAATCGCCAGCATATCAGCCTCCAAAGACAACAAGGGGTTGCCGCGGTGTGGATGGGCTTATTGCTTGTTCCAATCATGGGCATGACCTTTTGGGCAGTGGAAGGCACTCGTTATGTTCAAGAGACCAGTCGATTACGAGATTCAGCAGAGGCTGCGGCCATAGCAGTGACTATTGAAGATCAACCGGATCAGGCTCGCGGGCTTGCGACTAAATATGTAGAAAACTATGTTCGTGATATTAAATCAACCAACCTTTCTGCAGACCGTTTCCACCAAGCAGAAGACGAGGGGGCAGGGGTTCTTGAGTACATCCAATACACGGTGAATGCCAAGACAACGCACGACTCTTGGTTTGCGAGCAGCTTTATTCCGTCTTTTGATGAGCAGCAAGATCTCGCGGGGCGTTCATTGGCTCGAAAGTACCCGGTCTACCTGGGTGATAACAACATCGACATTGTGTTTGTGTCGGACTTTTCCGGTTCAATGAATGACAGATGGGGTTCAAGTCGACACATAAAAATCGACGATCTGAAAACGGCCATCGATGAAATATCCAGCAAAATCCTTTGCACATCGATTGAACAAGAGAATGTCGATGGAGAATTGAAAGACGTGTGTGATGAACCGGGCGAAGATACCACCGGAGATAAACTGCTCAACCGAGTTGGCTTTGTCCCTTTTAACGTTCGAACGAGGGAAATCGTCTCGGGTAATAAAGCTAACGCGACAAGTCAATTGAGCTACAAAGATAACTATAAAACCAACGTATCACCTTATTCCTACAATGATGTTAACTGGGATTACTGGCGTACGTACTCTCAAAATGACGTAATTAGATGTGCAGACCGACAGTCACGTTGCTCAAATCCAAAGGCTGACAATCAAAAGTACGCCAAACGTATTAAGGATGTGATTTATCAAGATAGTTACCGAGTTGCTGACGTATACAACTATGTGGATTTATCGACATCAGTGTCGACGATGTTTACGGATAAGTCGGGGTTACAGCCCGATTTCTATGGTGTGAGTGGAACAGAGCTATTTAATGCACATGGCTCTTCCAATTCATCACAGTTTTCCAACATTCGCCTATCTAACAAGCTTTCAGACTTGAATCCGATTAATTCGATGTGGGCAGACGGTGGAACGGCGGCCTTTCAAGGCATATTGAGAGGATCGCAAATCTTGCACGACGGTGACCCGAACAGCGCTGATCAAGAAGAACAACAAGCCTACAACAAGAAAATCAAGATGCTGCTCATTTTAAGTGATGGGCAAGAAAGCCCTGATAACGGCATCCTCAGAGGGTTAGTCGACAGAGGCATGTGTGACAAAGCAAGAGAAGAGATACCGGGCTTATACATAGGTGTTATTGGTATCGATTTTCGAGCTTCCCAACAAAGTGGTTTTCAAGACTGCGTAGAAGACCCAAATGAAGACATCATCGATGTATCTAACCTAGATGAATTGATTGAAAAGATAGAAGAACTCATCCGTAAAGGCTCAAAAACAAGCGGAATCACTAAGTTGTATTAGAGGAAAATATGAAAAAG
Coding sequences within:
- a CDS encoding TadE/TadG family type IV pilus assembly protein, with the translated sequence MQHDRHINRQHISLQRQQGVAAVWMGLLLVPIMGMTFWAVEGTRYVQETSRLRDSAEAAAIAVTIEDQPDQARGLATKYVENYVRDIKSTNLSADRFHQAEDEGAGVLEYIQYTVNAKTTHDSWFASSFIPSFDEQQDLAGRSLARKYPVYLGDNNIDIVFVSDFSGSMNDRWGSSRHIKIDDLKTAIDEISSKILCTSIEQENVDGELKDVCDEPGEDTTGDKLLNRVGFVPFNVRTREIVSGNKANATSQLSYKDNYKTNVSPYSYNDVNWDYWRTYSQNDVIRCADRQSRCSNPKADNQKYAKRIKDVIYQDSYRVADVYNYVDLSTSVSTMFTDKSGLQPDFYGVSGTELFNAHGSSNSSQFSNIRLSNKLSDLNPINSMWADGGTAAFQGILRGSQILHDGDPNSADQEEQQAYNKKIKMLLILSDGQESPDNGILRGLVDRGMCDKAREEIPGLYIGVIGIDFRASQQSGFQDCVEDPNEDIIDVSNLDELIEKIEELIRKGSKTSGITKLY